The following are encoded together in the Pempheris klunzingeri isolate RE-2024b chromosome 24, fPemKlu1.hap1, whole genome shotgun sequence genome:
- the lig4 gene encoding DNA ligase 4: protein MEGTSKSGTEGQPSVAAQVPFLHLCTTLEKIQKSKLRPDKSKILHDFIESWRKFHSALHKDNPRTTDSFYPAIRLIVPAFERERMAYGIKENMLAKLYIDVLGLPKNGPEANKLLNYRAPTTSQGEAGDFAGMAYFVLKKRCTSQGTLSIKEVNDFLDSVAMNNASKQKDLVKKSLLHLITQSSALEQKWLIRMILKDMKLGISKEIVLQVFHPDAADFYNVNTDLNKVCQQLHNPSVSLSEVSIGLFSAFKPMLAAVANIRNVEKQMGNSPFYIQTKLDGERIQLHKDGDVYKYFSRNAFEYTQQFGGSPLEGSLTPHIHNVFKSHVVNCILDGEMMAFSPTTETFMQKGSKFDIKRLVDDSELQTCFCVFDVLLVNDQKLGKETLKKRYETLQTVFNPVKGRIHLVPKTDGRTMQEVVNALNDAIDNREEGIMVKDPSSIYKPDKRGEGWLKIKPEYMDGLMDELDLLIVGGYWGKGRRGGMMSHFLCAVAEAPKPGEKPSVFHTLCRIGSGYTMKELYDLGLKLAKHWKVYRKNDPPASILCGTERPEVYIEPCNSVIIQVKAAEIVGSDMYKTNCTLRFPRIEKIRDDKEWHQCMTLAELDEFRSKASGKLASRHLRIDDDEPQKKKRKLPAKPKKVVGIIDHFKPQDLSGVTKETDMFEDVEFCILNGTEDHPKAELEKGVARCGGIVVQNPGRDTYCVIAGVENMRVKNLISSNQHDVVWAAWLLDCLSQKEVIPWQPRHMIHMSPATKEHFAKEYDSYGDSYFVETDERQLQEVFGRIGSADASAAVDVGQVEQRYGWEDLPTSMFRPFRVYMDSYADIGDPKTAIPATCLDIRALEFRYHGGTVVQKLKEGVSHVIIAEETRLLDLRTLRRCFRRKFKIVSDSWVTDSIEAGYLMNDTDYLV, encoded by the exons ATGGAGGGAACTTCCAAAAGCGGCACTGAAGGTCAGCCCTCTGTTGCAGCTCAGGTTCCTTTTCTCCACCTGTGTACCACTTTAGAAAAAATCCAGAAGTCTAAACTCCGCCCAGATAAATCCAAGATCCTTCATGATTTCATAGAGTCATGGAGGAAGTTTCACTCTGCCCTCCACAAAGACAACCCCCGAACCACAGATTCTTTCTACCCAGCGATACGCCTCATAGTCCCCGCCTTTGAACGAGAGCGCATGGCGTATGGCATCAAAGAGAACATGCTAGCTAAACTCTACATCGATGTATTAGGCCTCCCAAAGAATGGCCCAGAAGCCAACAAACTGCTGAACTACCGTGCTCCCACTACGTCCCAAGGAGAAGCTGGAGACTTTGCCGGAATGGCGTACTTTGTGCTGAAGAAACGTTGCACCAGCCAGGGAACCCTCAGCATCAAAGAGGTCAATGACTTTCTGGACTCAGTGGCCATGAACAATGCCAGCAAGCAGAAGGATCTTGTGAAAAAGAGTCTGCTTCACCTCATCACTCAGAGCTCAGCTCTCGAGCAAAAATGGCTCATTAGAATGATCCTGAAGGACATGAAGCTCGGGATCAGCAAAGAAATCGTCCTCCAAGTCTTCCACCCGGATGCTGCTGACTTCTACAATGTCAACACTGACTTAAACAAGGTGTGCCAGCAGCTCCACAATCCCTCTGTTTCTTTAAGTGAGGTCTCTATTGGACTCTTCTCTGCTTTCAAGCCTATGTTGGCAGCTGTGGCGAACATCCGCAATGTGGAGAAACAGATGGGAAACAGCCCTTTCTACATTCAGACCAAGCTGGATGGGGAGCGTATACAACTGCACAAAGACGGGGATGTGTACAAGTACTTTAGCCGAAATGCTTTTGAATACACCCAGCAGTTTGGAGGATCCCCACTCGAGGGCTCACTGACACCTCACATCCACAACGTTTTTAAAAGCCACGTTGTAAACTGCATCCTCGATGGCGAGATGATGGCGTTCAGCCCGACCACAGAGACCTTCATGCAGAAAGGGAGCAAATTCGACATCAAGAGACTCGTGGACGACTCTGAGCTACAGACGTGCTTCTGCGTGTTTGATGTGCTGTTAGTCAATGACCAGAAACTCGGCAAGGAAACACTGAAGAAGCGCTATGAGACCCTTCAGACAGTTTTCAACCCAGTCAAAGGAAGGATACACCTGGTGCCAAAGACTGATGGCCGAACCATGCAGGAGGTGGTGAACGCACTCAACGACGCCATTGACAACAGAGAAGAGGGGATCATGGTGAAGGATCCTTCATCCATCTACAAACCTGACAAGCGAGGGGAGGGATGGCTAAAAATAAAGCCAGAATATATGGATGGCTTGATGGATGAGCTCGACCTGCTGATTGTCGGTGGCTACTGGGGGAAAGGGAGACGGGGGGGCATGATGTCCCATTTCTTATGCGCCGTTGCTGAAGCTCCAAAGCCTGGCGAGAAACCCTCGGTTTTCCACACTCTCTGCCGCATCGGCTCTGGCTACACCATGAAGGAGCTGTATGACCTTGGTTTAAAGCTAGCCAAGCACTGGAAAGTCTATCGAAAAAATGACCCACCAGCATCCATCTTATGTGGAACAGAGAGACCAGAAGTTTACATCGAACCCTGCAACTCAGTCATCATCCAGGTCAAGGCGGCTGAAATAGTCGGAAGCGACATGTATAAAACCAACTGCACCCTGCGCTTCCCCAGGATCGAGAAGATCCGTGATGACAAGGAGTGGCACCAGTGCATGACTCTGGCAGAGCTGGATGAGTTTCGCAGCAAGGCGTCTGGAAAACTCGCCTCCCGGCACCTTCGCATCGATGACGAcgaaccacagaagaagaagcgcaAGCTGCCGGCCAAACCCAAGAAGGTGGTCGGGATCATCGACCACTTCAAGCCGCAGGACCTCTCCGGGGTTACCAAGGAGACGGATATGTTTGAGGATGTGGAGTTCTGCATCCTGAATGGCACAGAGGACCACCCCAAGGCTGAACTGGAAAAGGGCGTGGCCAG GTGCGGAGGGATTGTGGTTCAAAACCCAGGGCGAGACACCTACTGCGTCATTGCCGGTGTGGAGAACATGCGCGTGAAGAACCTGATTTCGTCCAACCAGCATGACGTGGTGTGGGCGGCCTGGCTCCTGGATTGCCTGAGCCAGAAGGAAGTGATCCCATGGCAACCACGTCACATGATCCACATGTCGCCCGCTACCAAGGAGCACTTTGCAAAGGAGTACGACAGCTACGGCGACAGCTACTTTGTGGAGACAGATGAGCGGCAGCTGCAGGAGGTTTTTGGCCGGATTGGCAGCGCAGACGCGTCTGCGGCCGTGGACGTCGGCCAGGTGGAGCAGCGTTACGGCTGGGAGGACCTTCCCACCAGCATGTTCAGACCTTTCAGGGTCTACATGGACAGCTACGCTGACATCGGAGACCCGAAAACCGCCATACCTGCCACCTGTTTGGACATCAGGGCGCTGGAGTTCCGCTACCACGGAGGGACGGTGGTGCAGAAGTTGAAGGAAGGAGTCTCTCATGTCATTATCGCAGAGGAAACGAGACTCCTAGACTTAAGGACTCTGAGGCGCTGCTTTAGGAGAAAGTTTAAGATTGTAAGCGACTCATGGGTCACTGATTCAATCGAAGCAGGGTATCTGATGAACGACACTGACTACTTAGTCTGA